Proteins from one Chitinophaga oryzae genomic window:
- the rpoN gene encoding RNA polymerase factor sigma-54, with amino-acid sequence MKLLQVPTVNLEERIKEELEENPALEYGEDTHEDEFKEQEDFDAKTDSEGDEEDDFEPDGSESEYDNIDISEYVSDGDDDVADYKLRDDNYPDPDESNKTIPIRVETSFHEHLLSQLGMLELDDHQNAIAEHIIGSIDDDGYLRREVSAMVDDLSFSQNIDTTEEEIRELIKKIQEFDPAGVCATDLKECLLLQLKRKPQDDEGVNTAYQILENYFDEFTKKHYEKIQKALSLSDEGLKASINQIIKLNPKPGGNYATLNKAESYVLPDFFIMNNAGKLELTLNSRNAPDLRISGGYKDMLREYDRGDKKDKRQKEAVLFIKQKIDAAKWFIDAIKQRQHTLLSTMESIMDYQREFFLTGDETTMKPMILKDIADRTQLDISTVSRVANSKYVQTEFGTFKLKFFFSESLSTDSGEEVSTREVKKILSDLIEAENKRKPLSDENLTKMLQDKGYNIARRTVAKYREQLNIPVARLRKEL; translated from the coding sequence ATGAAGTTGCTGCAGGTTCCTACTGTCAACCTGGAAGAAAGAATTAAAGAAGAACTGGAAGAAAACCCTGCCCTCGAATACGGTGAAGACACACATGAAGACGAATTCAAAGAGCAGGAGGATTTTGACGCCAAGACAGACAGCGAGGGCGATGAAGAAGATGATTTCGAGCCGGACGGCAGCGAAAGCGAATATGACAATATAGATATTTCTGAATACGTAAGTGATGGAGATGATGACGTGGCGGATTATAAACTGCGGGACGACAACTATCCCGATCCGGATGAGAGCAATAAAACCATTCCGATCCGGGTGGAAACCTCTTTCCATGAGCATCTCCTGAGCCAGCTGGGCATGCTGGAGCTGGACGATCACCAGAATGCCATCGCCGAGCACATTATCGGCAGTATCGATGACGACGGTTACCTGCGCCGCGAAGTAAGCGCCATGGTGGATGACCTTTCTTTCTCCCAGAACATAGACACCACAGAAGAAGAAATCCGGGAACTGATCAAAAAGATCCAGGAGTTTGACCCTGCCGGCGTATGCGCCACCGATCTGAAAGAATGCCTGCTGCTGCAGCTGAAACGGAAGCCGCAGGACGACGAAGGGGTGAACACCGCCTACCAGATCCTGGAGAATTACTTCGACGAGTTTACCAAGAAACACTACGAAAAGATACAGAAAGCGCTGAGTCTCAGCGATGAAGGGCTGAAAGCCTCTATCAATCAGATTATCAAGCTGAATCCGAAACCGGGCGGCAATTATGCTACGCTCAATAAAGCGGAGAGTTACGTATTGCCGGACTTTTTCATCATGAACAATGCCGGCAAGCTGGAGCTGACGCTGAATTCCCGCAATGCGCCCGACCTCCGGATCTCCGGCGGATATAAGGACATGCTGCGGGAGTATGACCGCGGCGACAAGAAAGACAAGCGCCAGAAGGAGGCCGTGTTGTTTATCAAGCAGAAAATTGATGCCGCCAAATGGTTTATCGACGCCATCAAACAGCGGCAGCACACGCTGTTGTCTACGATGGAGTCTATCATGGACTACCAGCGGGAGTTTTTCCTGACCGGTGATGAAACCACCATGAAACCGATGATCCTGAAGGATATTGCCGACCGTACCCAGCTGGATATTTCCACGGTGAGCCGTGTTGCCAACAGCAAATACGTGCAGACGGAATTCGGTACTTTCAAGCTGAAGTTCTTTTTCTCCGAATCCCTGTCCACCGACAGCGGCGAGGAAGTATCCACCCGGGAGGTGAAGAAGATCCTTTCCGACCTGATAGAAGCGGAAAACAAACGGAAGCCGCTGAGCGATGAGAACCTTACCAAGATGCTGCAGGACAAGGGATATAATATTGCCCGCCGTACGGTGGCCAAATACAGGGAGCAGCTGAACATACCGGTTGCCCGTTTACGTAAAGAATTATAA
- the recA gene encoding recombinase RecA, translating to MSTANTEKLKALRLTMDKIEKDFGKGSVMMMGEKAEAPMEVISSGSLGLDIALGIGGFPKGRIIEIYGPESSGKTTVAIHTIAEAQKKGGICAIVDAEHAFDSSYARRLGVDVDSLLISQPDHGEQALEIADRLILSGAVDVVVVDSVAALVPKSELEGEMGDSKMGLQARLMSQALRKLTATIAKTNCCCIFINQLREKIGVMFGNPETTTGGNALKFYASVRLDIRRMSQIKDGDEAVGNRVKVKVVKNKVAPPFRQAEFDIIYGLGISKMGEIIDMGVEYGIIQKSGSWFSYDSNKLGQGRDAVKQLLGDNPELSAEIEAKIKQKIAEKQEEA from the coding sequence ATGTCTACAGCCAATACAGAAAAACTGAAGGCGTTACGCCTTACAATGGATAAGATTGAGAAAGATTTCGGTAAGGGATCTGTGATGATGATGGGCGAAAAAGCAGAAGCTCCGATGGAAGTTATTTCTTCCGGTTCTCTGGGGCTTGATATCGCACTGGGCATTGGCGGTTTTCCGAAAGGAAGGATCATTGAGATCTATGGTCCTGAGTCTTCCGGTAAAACAACCGTAGCCATCCACACTATTGCGGAAGCGCAGAAAAAAGGTGGTATTTGTGCCATCGTGGATGCTGAGCACGCCTTTGACAGCAGCTATGCACGCAGACTGGGTGTGGATGTGGATTCCCTGCTGATTTCACAGCCGGACCATGGTGAGCAGGCGCTGGAAATTGCGGACCGTCTGATTTTATCCGGTGCAGTAGACGTAGTAGTCGTGGACTCTGTAGCGGCGCTGGTACCGAAAAGCGAGCTGGAAGGTGAAATGGGAGACAGTAAAATGGGCCTGCAGGCACGTTTGATGTCCCAGGCGCTGCGTAAGCTCACCGCCACTATCGCCAAAACCAACTGCTGCTGCATATTCATCAACCAGTTGCGTGAAAAAATCGGTGTGATGTTCGGTAACCCGGAAACCACTACCGGTGGTAACGCCCTGAAGTTCTATGCATCTGTAAGGCTGGATATCCGCCGTATGAGCCAGATTAAAGACGGTGATGAAGCGGTAGGTAACCGTGTGAAAGTGAAAGTGGTGAAAAACAAAGTAGCTCCGCCGTTCCGTCAGGCTGAATTTGATATCATCTACGGCCTGGGTATCTCCAAAATGGGTGAGATCATCGACATGGGCGTAGAATACGGTATCATTCAGAAAAGTGGCAGCTGGTTCAGCTACGACTCCAATAAACTGGGTCAGGGCCGTGATGCGGTGAAACAATTACTGGGCGACAATCCGGAACTGTCCGCAGAAATCGAAGCAAAGATCAAACAGAAAATTGCGGAGAAACAAGAAGAGGCTTAA
- a CDS encoding ribonuclease HII, translating to MLLSHYQDELLEAGCDEAGRGCLAGPVFAAAVILPAGFSHPLLNDSKQLTAADRDLLRGVIEKEALHYAVASVDNVEIDKINILKASFRAMHLALEQLSRQPEFIIIDGNRFYAYGKIPFACIVQGDGKYASIAAASILAKTYRDEYMQQLHLEYPHFGWNENKGYPTRQHRDALREFGDTPYHRKSFRLLPEQLELDL from the coding sequence TTGCTACTATCTCATTATCAGGACGAATTATTGGAGGCTGGCTGTGACGAAGCCGGCAGAGGGTGCCTTGCGGGCCCTGTGTTTGCTGCGGCCGTGATATTACCGGCAGGTTTCAGTCACCCGCTGCTCAATGATTCCAAGCAACTGACAGCGGCAGACCGGGACCTGTTGCGCGGAGTAATAGAAAAAGAAGCGTTGCACTATGCTGTAGCCAGCGTAGACAATGTGGAAATAGACAAGATAAACATACTGAAAGCTTCTTTCAGGGCAATGCACCTGGCACTGGAACAGTTGAGCCGGCAGCCGGAATTTATCATTATCGACGGTAACCGGTTTTATGCTTACGGCAAAATACCGTTTGCCTGCATTGTTCAGGGAGATGGCAAATATGCATCCATTGCCGCTGCCTCTATTCTGGCCAAGACGTACCGTGACGAGTACATGCAGCAGTTGCACCTGGAGTATCCGCATTTTGGCTGGAATGAGAACAAAGGCTATCCGACGCGGCAACATCGCGACGCCCTGCGGGAGTTTGGCGACACACCGTACCACCGCAAGTCGTTCCGCCTGTTGCCGGAGCAATTGGAACTGGACCTATAG